The genomic DNA CCTACTCCAAACTGCACGAAAGTAAGAAATATACCGAGCCAAACGATGATTGGTTTTGTGAAAAAATATGTAAAACCGTGAAGAAATTGTTCTAGCCACGTTTTCCGAATAGGTTGCGACGTTCTATTTTCTTTTATATAAAATAAGAAAGTGCCACTAACAAATAAACATATGCATACGAAAGATAATGTAAGTTCTGTTCCAATCAAATGAATGACTACTCCGCCTAATACTGGCGCAAGAAACATCATAAGGCGAGTCATCCCATCAATATACGCATTTGCATCTTGAAGTTGTTCTTTCCCTACAATGCTCGGTGTAATTGCTTGACTTGCAGGTGTATAAAGTGGTGTAATAAGTCCCACTACAATTTGAACAACATAAATGTGCCAAACTTCTATACTACCCGAAACTAGCATCACCAAAGGTAATAAAAATACGGACGCTCGTATCCATTGTGAAAATATCATAATCCACTTCCGGCTCCATTTATCAATAAATGGGCCACTTATTAATTGCAATATGAGTGATGGGATGAAATATAATAGCCACATACTACTTAAAGCCATTTCCGATCCTGTTAATTCATATACTAGAATTGAATTACATAACGTTCCGAAAGCCCCTCCTAATTCTGAGATTGCACTACCAATCCACATAAAAAAGAAAGAACGATTTTTCAATACACTCTTCACTATAGCTCACCAACTTTTCTCTTAAATTCCTCCCTTTATGTACATTCTTGTTGCATATTATCTATTCAAAAACGCTTCTAATTCTTTTGCTAACGACTGTACTGCTTTCTTCCTTAATACATACTTT from Bacillus cereus G9842 includes the following:
- a CDS encoding MFS transporter encodes the protein MKSVLKNRSFFFMWIGSAISELGGAFGTLCNSILVYELTGSEMALSSMWLLYFIPSLILQLISGPFIDKWSRKWIMIFSQWIRASVFLLPLVMLVSGSIEVWHIYVVQIVVGLITPLYTPASQAITPSIVGKEQLQDANAYIDGMTRLMMFLAPVLGGVVIHLIGTELTLSFVCICLFVSGTFLFYIKENRTSQPIRKTWLEQFLHGFTYFFTKPIIVWLGIFLTFVQFGVGVTMVTNLPYIKDELSAGYAEYGYFMAGFPLGYVIGSVLVGKVTYKSRRILMLGGLFIGGLTYISLGFNHSIIIAIIIEVIAGICIAFFNVHNTTICQQTVPNNMIGQVFSVRLFFIRSAMPLGVLVGGILSEMWGVRALYVIIGAIICVTSLIGMLLPYFKFLDEAIEKKSA